The genomic window TTACAGGTAAATCGGTTTGATTGCTCAAGATTAACGCCCCCGGAACTCCTGCCATTTTAGTAGCAGGCGCAGAAGCAACTTGTTGACTTCCTTTGGGGGTAGCCGATGGAACTGCACGAGGTACGACCTTTTCCGGGGTTACTGTAGGTTGTTGTGGTGGCTCAATTGATATGCTAAATTGCATTGCCCCCACTACTAAAACCACCAACCCAAATAAAGAAGCAATCATGACGGCAGGGTATGCCGACGACTTAGCCTTCATAGTTTTATAGATATCTAGTTTATTTATGCTTATCATGTGCCAGTCTATAACTCTATTATCTATCGGTATTTTTAGAAATAACGTCTTTTTGACTACTGCCATAGGCTAAAGCTTGTAATATATCTTTGGTTAGAGCATATTGTCAGAAAGAAATCTGTCACACTGGCACGGGGGTAATTTTAGCGATGCAAAATACTCGTCTGAATAACTTATTTGGGGCTATTGGCGGACAGTTGAGCAGATGGTTATTTAATCCTTGGCGGCGGCTATCTCTGTTAGCTATAAGTCTGCTATTTGGCTTCTTTTTGGGGACAGCAGTTTCAACAACCGCAGGACAAGCAGCAGATTGGGATATTATTGCGGCAGGAATATTAGTAGCTTTGAGCGAAATCGTCGATCGCATTTATTACCGTCGTCGCTCTGGAGATCGCAGTTTTTGGGTAGAGTCTTTAAATGCGCTGAAAATTGGGCTGACTTATAGTTTATTTATTGAAGCTTTTAAACTGGGTTCGTAATTGCTCAAACTCTGTGCAAAAATGTCAGACTAGATGAACGAAGAAGCTTACTACATCTATATTTTTGCGGCTCTTTGGTAGAAAAAATTAAAATTTATGGCAAGCCTGCGCGTTTTATCGGGAGTCCAACCCACCGGAAATTTACATTTGGGTAACTATTTAGGAGCAATTCGTAACTGGGTAGAAGGACAAAGTCAATACGAGAATTTCTTTTGTGTCGTCGATTTGCACGCTATTACAGCGCCTCATAATCCTGCAACCCTGGCTACAGATACTTATACGATCGCAGCTTTATATTTAGCCTGTGGTATTGACCTAACTTACTCAAAGATTTTTGTTCAGTCTCATATTTCGGCTCATAGCGAATTAACCTGGCTGCTTAACTGTATTACTCCCCTAAACTGGCTGGAAGATATGATTCAGTTTAAGGAAAAAGCCATCAAGCAAGGCGAAAATGTCAATGTTGGCTTACTAGATTATCCGGTGCTGATGGCGGCAGATATTTTGCTCTACCAAGCTGATAAAGTGCCTGTCGGCGAAGATCAAAAGCAACATTTAGAGCTTACCCGCGATATTGCGGCTCGGTTTAACTACCAATTTGCCCGTAAAGATCCGGTTTTAAAGT from Synechocystis sp. PCC 7509 includes these protein-coding regions:
- the trpS gene encoding tryptophan--tRNA ligase encodes the protein MASLRVLSGVQPTGNLHLGNYLGAIRNWVEGQSQYENFFCVVDLHAITAPHNPATLATDTYTIAALYLACGIDLTYSKIFVQSHISAHSELTWLLNCITPLNWLEDMIQFKEKAIKQGENVNVGLLDYPVLMAADILLYQADKVPVGEDQKQHLELTRDIAARFNYQFARKDPVLKLPDPLIRKEGARVMSLTDGTRKMSKSDPSEASRINLLDTPEQIQQKIKRCKTDPERGLVFDDPARPECHNLLTLYMLLSGKTKQTVADECQTMGWGQFKPLLAETAIASLQPIQAKYQAVMSDRGYLESVLRDGRQKAEEVASNTLSKVKSVLGYSVPV
- a CDS encoding DUF565 domain-containing protein, which encodes MVRAYCQKEICHTGTGVILAMQNTRLNNLFGAIGGQLSRWLFNPWRRLSLLAISLLFGFFLGTAVSTTAGQAADWDIIAAGILVALSEIVDRIYYRRRSGDRSFWVESLNALKIGLTYSLFIEAFKLGS